A single Paraburkholderia sp. FT54 DNA region contains:
- a CDS encoding 4-hydroxyproline epimerase, whose protein sequence is MKSTFFCIDGHTCGNPVRVVAGGAPRLEGANMIERRAHFEREFDWIRTSLMFEPRGHEVMSGSILYPPTRSDCDIAILFIEVSGCLPMCGHGTIGTVTTAIEHGLVRPREAGVLRLDTPAGLVIARFKMDGDNVDSVQLINVPSFLHSTDLTVDVEGLGEIRFDVAYGGNFYAIVEPQKNFAGLHTLKPSDIQRLSPILRQKANEKYQFVHPEKAEIRGLSHVMWTGEPTVEGASARNAVFYGDKAIDRSPCGTGTSARMAHLVGKGKLKIGERFVHESIIGTLFTGVPEDAAKVGEFDAIIPSIEGWARVTGHNTIFVDDRDPLAKGFLLK, encoded by the coding sequence ATGAAATCGACATTTTTTTGCATCGATGGACATACGTGTGGCAATCCGGTCCGCGTCGTCGCGGGAGGCGCACCGCGGCTGGAAGGAGCGAACATGATCGAGCGACGCGCGCATTTTGAGCGCGAGTTCGACTGGATCCGGACATCGCTCATGTTCGAACCTCGGGGCCATGAAGTGATGTCGGGCAGCATCCTCTATCCGCCGACCCGTTCCGACTGTGACATTGCCATCCTGTTTATCGAGGTCAGCGGCTGTCTGCCCATGTGTGGCCACGGCACCATTGGGACGGTGACCACGGCCATCGAGCACGGTCTCGTGCGGCCGCGTGAAGCTGGCGTGCTGCGTCTGGATACGCCAGCCGGCCTGGTGATTGCACGCTTCAAGATGGACGGAGACAACGTCGACTCCGTGCAACTCATCAATGTGCCGTCATTCCTTCACTCGACTGACCTGACGGTCGACGTCGAGGGGCTCGGCGAAATCCGCTTCGATGTCGCCTACGGCGGGAATTTCTACGCGATCGTCGAACCGCAGAAAAACTTCGCTGGCCTCCACACACTCAAGCCTTCGGATATCCAGCGTCTGAGTCCGATCCTGCGCCAGAAGGCGAACGAGAAGTATCAGTTCGTTCACCCCGAAAAGGCGGAAATCCGCGGTCTGAGCCACGTGATGTGGACCGGCGAACCGACGGTCGAAGGTGCGAGCGCACGCAATGCCGTCTTCTACGGTGACAAGGCCATCGACCGGTCGCCTTGCGGCACGGGTACTTCGGCCCGCATGGCGCATCTGGTCGGCAAGGGCAAACTCAAGATCGGTGAACGTTTTGTTCACGAAAGCATTATCGGCACGCTCTTCACTGGTGTTCCGGAAGACGCGGCCAAGGTAGGTGAATTCGACGCGATCATTCCGAGCATCGAGGGTTGGGCGCGGGTGACGGGACACAACACGATCTTTGTCGATGACCGTGATCCGCTCGCCAAAGGCTTTTTGCTGAAGTGA